Part of the Sinorhizobium sp. BG8 genome, CCGTGGTCGCCAACATGGCACCGGAATATGGTGCATCCAGCGGATACTTTCCGATCGACCGCCAGACGATCCGCTATCTGCGCGAAACCGGGCGTTCGGAACAGCAATGCGAAATCGTAGAAAGCGTCGCCAAAGCACAGGGTCTCTGGTTTGATCCCGAAGCGCGGCCACGCTACACGCGCGTCCTGGAACTCGATCTGTCGGCACTGTCGCCAATCGTGGCCGGCCCCAGGCGTCCGCAGGATCGCCTCCCGCTTCACAAGGCACGCCAGGCACTGGAAGAAGCATCCGGTCGCGCTCTTGAACAGCCTGCAGGTCAGATTCCCGACGGATCCGTCGCCATTGCGGCGATCACAAGCTGCACCAATACGTCCGATCCCAAATTGCTGATCGCCGCCGGATTGGTCGCCCGAAAGGCACGTAAGTTCGGCCTTCTGCCCCCGCACTGGGTCAAGACATCGCTCGCACCCGGATCGCCCGCAGCAGAGAGACTGTTGCGCCGCGCCGGATTGCTCGACGATCTGGAGGCTGTGGGATTCGGCATCGTCGGATTCGGTTGCACCACCTGTATTGGCAACTCCGGCCCCCTGCATCCCGACATGGAGCAGGCGCTGCTCAACGGGACGGTCGCCGCAGCCGTCCTTTCCGGCAATCGCAATTTTCCCGGACGTGTCCATCCGGCACTTCAATACGGCTTCATTGCGTCGCCGCCACTCGTTGTCGCATTCGCCCTTTGCGGCCGGATCGTCGCAGACATCGCCAGCCAGCAGTTCGGCACCGCGCCAGATGGAACCCCGATTGTCCTGAAGGATCTGTGGCCTTCCGAAGATGAAATCGAAGCGACGCTCCGCACCGGCGCATGCGCATCCGACTTCGCAGACGCCTTTGCGGAAGCTGAACAAAACGAGGCTTGGAGCGCCTTGGCAGCGCCGCGATCGGTTCTATTCCCTTGGGACGAACATTCCACCTACATCCGCCGCCCGCCCTTCGCGTCCAAGAACATGAAAAGCCGCCTTGGAAAATACTGTGCCTCACCCCTGATCGTGCTGGACGACGACATGACCACGGACCACATTTCGCCCGCGGGTCAGATCGATCCCTCGAGCTATGCCGGACGCCATCTCATCGAAAACGGTGATCCGGCGGGCGACCTCAACGTTTACGCCGCACGGCGTGGAAACTGGCAGGCGATGGTGCGAGGCCTCTTCGACAATCGCGCTGCCGCAAACCTGCTCGTGGATAGAAGGCCTGCCGCAACCACGGTTCACTGGCCAAGCGGCGAAGAGTGCCCCCTCTGGGACATCGCAGAAAAATATCACCACGAAGGAAAATCAGTCGTCATTGTTGCAGGAGAGCGCTATGGCGCTGGCTCCTCGAGAGACTGGGCCGCCAAGGGCGTAGCCCTCCTCGGCGTCAGGGCAGTGCTTGCTCGCAGCTTTGAAAGGATCCACCGGTCCAACCTGATCAATATGGGCGTGTTGCCGATTCTGCTTCCGGAAGAGGCACACCCTCGATCCCTGGTGATAGCGCCGGACACCACATTCCATGTCGACGCCGTCGATCTGACGCCCCGCTGTGCGTTGACGGTTGCCCTCGAAAACGCGTCGAACCTGCGTAGCTTTGATTGCAGGGCAGCGATCGAAACAGAACTCGAGCTGCAGGTTCTCCAAGCCGGGGGAATGATTCCGTTTATTCTCGCCCGATCCTTGTAAGTGGGCTCTCCGACAGCCTCAAAGAAGGTAGCGATGCTTGGTGGGTGGCCAGTTCGGGCCCGAAAATGCGCCGGTCTGGGCTTGCTGCCTAAGTCATTGAAAAAAATGGTGGGCCCGGAGGGACTCGAACCCCCAACCAAGCGGTTATGAGCCGCCGGCTCTAACCATTGAGCTACAGGCCCTTACCGGAAAGTCCGGCGCCGTGCGGGTCAATGGTTGCCCGCCCAGCCTGCTCCCTCTAGACGAATTCCGAAGCTCTCACAAGCGCCGCCGCAATGCTTACACAATCAAAGCACAAGAACGGCGCGAGGGACGGCCACGAGACAACCCAAAGGGAGATACCATTCATGACGATCAGCATACTCAACCGCCGCGCCGGCGTTGGTGCGATTGCCCTGTCGCTCGCGCTTGCAGCAGCGGGTACGGCCAGCGCCCAGGAGACGCGCCAACGGGACCCCGTCATCAACGTCACGGGTGAAGGCCGTGCGGCGATCGCGCCGGATATGGCCGTTCTCGAGCTCGGCGTCGTCAAGGAGGCCAAGACCGCCCGGGAGGCGCTGGACGCCAACAACGCCGCCATGGCCGAGGTGATGAAGGCGTTGCGGGACGCCGGCATCGCCGAACGCGACATCCAGACCTCGGGTTTCAACATCAATCCCCAGTACCAGTTCCCGCAGAATGCCAACGGCGAGAACCAGCCCCCGTCCTGGTCGGGTTCCAGGTGGCCAACACGCTGTCCTTGCGCGTTCGCGACCTCTCCAAGCTCGGGCAGATCCTCGACCAGACGGTGACGCTCGGCATCAACCAGACAGGCGGCATACGCTTCACCAACGACAAGCCGGACGCGGCGGTGAGCGAGGCGCGCAAGAATGCCGTCGCCGACGCGATTGCCAAGGCGAAGGAACTGACAACGGCCGCAGGCGTCGACCTCGGGCGCGTGATCGAGATCTCGGAGACCTCCTACAGGCCTGAGCCCGTCCCGGTCATGCGGACCATGGCCAAGGACATGGCTGCAGAGGCCGTGCCGATCGCGGGCGGAGAGAACAACTACTTCGTCACCGTCAACGTCACCTTCGCCCTGGGGAAGTGAGCCCGAAGTTCCGACGGTTTACGGCAAGCCTGCGACAGGACACCGGCTCGAAGTCGAGAGGCAGCATGTGTCGAGGCAGGCGCCGGATTGCCGGCACCTTTCCAGTGGACA contains:
- the acnA gene encoding aconitate hydratase AcnA, producing the protein MELSITTSTGPLKAIDLHRSFGPELARLPWLMRIFLENALRTGSMTEAAARQTFAGWLRNGQSDVEIPFHPTRVLMHDTTCVPALVDIAAMRDAVAEAGGDPSTLNPVLPVDVSVDHSVAVDRYGRPGARDFNMQREMERNSERYRLMKWATNALPGVRVHPPGTGIMHTMNLEQLATVISVQEIKGERWALPDTLIGTDSHTPMINGIGVLAWGVGGLEAESVFFGMPVMLRLPDVIGVHLRGTLRPGVLSTDLALEVTHLLRKHQVSGEFVEFFGEGVSGLSCGDRAVVANMAPEYGASSGYFPIDRQTIRYLRETGRSEQQCEIVESVAKAQGLWFDPEARPRYTRVLELDLSALSPIVAGPRRPQDRLPLHKARQALEEASGRALEQPAGQIPDGSVAIAAITSCTNTSDPKLLIAAGLVARKARKFGLLPPHWVKTSLAPGSPAAERLLRRAGLLDDLEAVGFGIVGFGCTTCIGNSGPLHPDMEQALLNGTVAAAVLSGNRNFPGRVHPALQYGFIASPPLVVAFALCGRIVADIASQQFGTAPDGTPIVLKDLWPSEDEIEATLRTGACASDFADAFAEAEQNEAWSALAAPRSVLFPWDEHSTYIRRPPFASKNMKSRLGKYCASPLIVLDDDMTTDHISPAGQIDPSSYAGRHLIENGDPAGDLNVYAARRGNWQAMVRGLFDNRAAANLLVDRRPAATTVHWPSGEECPLWDIAEKYHHEGKSVVIVAGERYGAGSSRDWAAKGVALLGVRAVLARSFERIHRSNLINMGVLPILLPEEAHPRSLVIAPDTTFHVDAVDLTPRCALTVALENASNLRSFDCRAAIETELELQVLQAGGMIPFILARSL